GGGTATGCAATCATTGTTGACGGGCAATAAACAATCGCCGAGCTTGTCTGCACGTTAATTGAGCAGTTCTTCAACTGGCATTGCAATCTCGTCTTAAGGACAGGCAACGCATTCGGGACACGCAGCATCTGAACTGCACGCCCCAAATAGTTGATCGACGATTCGCGCCTTCAATTCAGGACTAGCTTCGCCTCGTGCTTCTTCAGCGACCGCCGGGCCGACGCATAGGCTTCAACCCCCTCCTGATGCGCGAGCTCGGGGAACAGCTCCAGAATTTCCTGACGCTGTGCGTTGCCGATACCTGCAAGGGACAAATCGCCAGGCTGGAAACTCTCGGTCCAAGAGCCATCAGACAGGATGACCTCGTGCTGGTCGAACATGACGTGAATGTAGGTCGTGTGGGACACATTCACGATGTCGACGCCTTCCAGACCTGTCAGGTGCTTGGCCGCGACCAGAACTTCACGCTCTTCGAAATAAAGCGCTGTCTTGTCGTTGGCCACCAGAACGCGGTGATTAGGGCTGACCATCATATCACGCTCTGGCAGATCGTTGCCCAGTGCACCCTGACGGATCAGAACCGGCTTGAGGTGTGCCGCTTTCTCGAACTCGGCACCTGTCATTTCGCGCGTGCCAATCCAGCGTACATCTTGAATACCGTTGTCACGGGTGATGATGCGGTCACCGACCTTCAGCTCCTCTACCCGACGTTCGCCCTTAAGGGTCGCGATCATTGTCCCCGGAGTGAAACAAGGCGGTTCTTCAACGATTGCATCGACCTTTTCGATATTGGAGAAGCTGATCTGACCTAGCAGTTCATCCTCTGCGTCGTAGACTGAGATGGTTCCGTTCTCGAAATTGTCAGGATCGCGGGTAATCTCGCTGCGGCCGCCGCTCGGCACCAGCCCATCTGTAAAGATGCGGTCAAAGCCGTCGTCGTCCTCTCCGCCGTCAATCGTATCGCCAAGCGACAGGTTGTAAAACTGGTCACTTCCGTTGCCACCAAGCAGGGTATTGCTGCCCGTACCACCAGTCATGATGTCGTTACCATCACCACCGTCGATGCTATCATCGCCTGCGCCACCGAACAGATCATCGTCCCCGGGACCGCCTAGAATTGTGTCGTTCCCGTCGCCGCCGGTGACAACATCGTTGCCTGCTCCAGCTTCAATCAGGTCGTCTTCTGGTAGTCCGGTGAGCGTGTCGTTTCCAGGTGTGCCAGGAATAATGGCCATTGGTTTCGTCCCTTGAGTATCGAACCCTGCGGAAGAAAATAGAAATAATTAAAGGGTTCACAAAACGTTGATTCGTAAGACCGATACAAACGTACTCGTTAATAACTATGAATATTTTAGCATACTTCGTGGCGTGTAAATGAGATAAATTTAATAATTAGTTAATTGCGGACATGCCTGAGCATTAATAATCAATCAGACCGAATGTTTGTTTCTATATAAATAACAATTCAGACAATGTCATTCTGAACGTTTGTAAGCGGGGCGGTCGCCCGCCCCGCTTGGGTGTCGGCTCATGTGAAGGTAATACCCCCGAACCAAACAGCTGCATATTTCTAACACGCAGGGTTTTCCCTGCGTGTTGTTATCGGTGTGTGAAAGCCCCCCGGCGTTCTTTACCTTACTTGGTAATCAGTTTCGCCTCGTGCTTCTTAAGTGACCGGCGGGCAGAAGCGTAAGCCTCTACGCCTTCTTGCGTGGCCAGTTCCGGGAACAGCTCCAGAATTTCCTGACGCTGGGCGTTGCCGATGCCCGCAAGGGACATATCACCAGGCTGGAAACTCTCGGTCCATGAGCCATCAGACAGGATCACCTCGTGCTGGTCGAACATGACGTGGATGTAGGTCGTGTGGGACACATCCACGATGTCCACGCCTTCCAGACCTGTCAGGTGCTTGGCCGCGACCAGAACTTCACGCTCTTCAAAATAAAGCGCTGTCTTGTCGTTGGCCACCAGAACGCGGTGGTTGGGCGATACCATCATATCACGCTCTGGCAGATCGTTGCCCAGTGCGCCCTGACGGATCAGAACCGGCTTGAGGTGCGCCGCCTTCTCGAACTCGGCACCTGTCATGTCGCGTGCACCGACCCAGCGGATTTCCTGAATGCCGTTGTCACGTGTAATGACACGGTCTCCAACCTTCAGTTCCTCGACCAGACGCTCACCTTTTGGTGTCGCGATTTTGGTGCCCGGTGTGAAACAGGGGATGATGGTC
The Sulfitobacter noctilucicola genome window above contains:
- a CDS encoding Hint domain-containing protein; protein product: MAIIPGTPGNDTLTGLPEDDLIEAGAGNDVVTGGDGNDTILGGPGDDDLFGGAGDDSIDGGDGNDIMTGGTGSNTLLGGNGSDQFYNLSLGDTIDGGEDDDGFDRIFTDGLVPSGGRSEITRDPDNFENGTISVYDAEDELLGQISFSNIEKVDAIVEEPPCFTPGTMIATLKGERRVEELKVGDRIITRDNGIQDVRWIGTREMTGAEFEKAAHLKPVLIRQGALGNDLPERDMMVSPNHRVLVANDKTALYFEEREVLVAAKHLTGLEGVDIVNVSHTTYIHVMFDQHEVILSDGSWTESFQPGDLSLAGIGNAQRQEILELFPELAHQEGVEAYASARRSLKKHEAKLVLN